Proteins from a genomic interval of Polaribacter sejongensis:
- a CDS encoding lipocalin family protein translates to MMQHYEFVNRKGITKRIFNLLVVVSFLTILFSCNSTDDDLFNEEEIIQKDAKIEDLAGAWSIYKVASNGNEASVPATTEECGRDFFIYNSSGTYEEFLYQESFTCQPVQNKLKWTLNNGIITLSTIDNSNSDIIKIVNLSKDNFVFIASLDTDGDAIKEEFTFTAYQYLAPNETDLYSSTFERKHEEPFENHIEFGWDAYDGYNMFEKYEIYRSGKDCNIDSATLLKTITDGNLNTFIDEEPLPNSEACYFLKIYTNKGLLGESDPRYINPEFIFPENVLFKNAEVIENEISLSWEKYSGYYFSHYEIRVQDQNENSAPKIESVKIITDINTTTFTDTNPPYVNNPIYSIYVYNIFGNISNLNDEKSIVETAFTRPELLDVDYIKYLSFDAEDQSFFFYLRNTKNEPRLVKYDYIKQEITAEAFKLPTSYTEVEMKLINSENGKELVFSQSDDLFIYDAETLNYKYSLAASYRAMGSFDYFDDNIWVLSDSDDVFTYKRDGDQFVQIDKKPHFPDHQGGQNYEITKLDKNNFFLSHNNEGRAIHYSISDAGEITNNGIKEIPLKFKYNSDVSVNTRSSYLLNKKRNTVYSLDDFSKTVTYSTPIVTSNFSKNGTEIYGTNNDPEVYDNHKNFKKEIIVYSILNKNFRTIATKGFPLYVTEDNFGNIISLSSGFPRDSYYDGYNGNVADMFVEIIK, encoded by the coding sequence ATGATGCAACATTACGAGTTTGTTAATAGAAAAGGCATAACAAAAAGAATTTTTAATCTGTTAGTAGTGGTTTCTTTTCTAACAATATTATTTTCTTGTAATAGTACCGATGATGATTTATTTAACGAGGAAGAAATTATACAAAAAGATGCTAAAATAGAAGATTTAGCGGGTGCTTGGTCTATTTATAAAGTAGCATCTAATGGAAATGAAGCTTCTGTACCTGCAACAACTGAAGAGTGTGGTAGAGATTTTTTTATTTACAATAGTTCTGGTACTTATGAAGAATTTCTGTATCAAGAATCTTTTACTTGTCAGCCCGTACAAAATAAATTAAAATGGACTTTAAATAATGGCATAATTACGTTAAGTACTATCGATAATAGCAATTCGGATATTATAAAAATTGTAAACTTAAGCAAAGATAATTTTGTTTTCATTGCCAGTTTAGACACAGATGGAGACGCTATTAAAGAGGAGTTTACTTTTACAGCCTATCAATATCTTGCGCCAAATGAAACAGATTTGTATTCTTCTACTTTTGAGAGAAAACATGAAGAACCTTTTGAAAATCACATAGAATTTGGTTGGGACGCTTATGACGGATACAATATGTTTGAAAAGTACGAGATTTATAGAAGTGGTAAAGATTGTAATATAGATTCAGCTACTTTATTAAAGACAATTACAGATGGTAATTTAAATACTTTTATAGATGAAGAACCTTTGCCTAATAGCGAAGCGTGTTATTTCTTAAAAATTTACACAAACAAAGGTCTTTTGGGAGAAAGTGATCCTAGATATATAAACCCTGAATTTATATTTCCAGAAAATGTTCTTTTTAAAAATGCCGAAGTAATTGAAAATGAGATTTCTTTATCTTGGGAAAAATATTCTGGTTATTATTTTTCTCATTATGAGATAAGAGTGCAAGATCAGAATGAAAATTCTGCACCTAAGATAGAAAGCGTTAAAATTATTACAGATATCAATACCACTACTTTTACAGATACGAATCCACCGTATGTAAATAACCCTATTTACTCCATTTATGTGTACAATATATTTGGAAATATTAGTAACTTAAATGATGAGAAATCTATTGTAGAAACAGCTTTTACAAGACCAGAATTGTTAGACGTTGATTATATTAAATATTTAAGTTTTGATGCTGAAGATCAATCTTTTTTCTTTTATTTAAGAAATACCAAAAACGAGCCGCGATTGGTAAAATATGATTATATCAAGCAAGAAATAACTGCAGAAGCTTTTAAACTACCAACGTCGTACACGGAAGTGGAAATGAAATTAATTAATTCAGAAAATGGAAAAGAACTAGTTTTTTCTCAAAGTGATGACCTTTTTATTTACGACGCAGAAACCTTAAATTATAAATATTCTTTAGCTGCATCCTATAGGGCAATGGGTAGTTTTGATTATTTTGATGATAATATCTGGGTTTTATCTGACAGTGATGATGTTTTTACTTACAAAAGAGATGGAGATCAATTTGTACAAATTGATAAAAAACCACATTTCCCCGATCATCAAGGAGGTCAGAATTATGAAATTACAAAATTAGATAAAAACAACTTCTTTTTAAGTCATAATAACGAGGGTAGAGCAATACATTACAGCATTAGTGATGCCGGAGAAATTACGAATAATGGAATAAAAGAAATTCCTTTAAAATTCAAGTATAATAGTGATGTATCAGTAAATACAAGAAGTTCTTATTTACTAAACAAAAAAAGAAATACGGTTTATTCTTTAGATGACTTTTCTAAAACGGTAACTTATTCTACTCCAATAGTTACATCAAATTTTAGTAAAAATGGCACTGAAATTTACGGGACAAATAATGATCCAGAAGTTTATGATAATCATAAAAATTTCAAAAAAGAAATTATAGTGTATAGCATTTTAAATAAAAATTTTAGAACAATTGCCACGAAAGGATTTCCGCTATATGTTACAGAAGATAATTTTGGAAACATCATTAGTCTGTCTTCTGGTTTTCCTAGAGATTCTTATTATGATGGTTATAATGGCAATGTAGCAGATATGTTTGTAGAAATTATCAAATAA
- a CDS encoding winged helix-turn-helix domain-containing protein has translation MKEILSPIEAQKIVLLSQRVFPGKLKGTSLANTLACIEHLGYLQIDTISVIQRAHHHTLWNRNPEYQLSDIDTLIETKQVFEYWSHAAAYLPIRDFKYSLPRKHAILKNEQSHWFQKDAKLMDAILKRIDNEGPLMAKDFAHTAKVGEWESKPAKQALENLFMQGDLMISSRQNFHKVYDLTERVLPENIDAKCPTQQEHIRFLITSYLRANGIGQASEMAYLLKNTKTLVSSKLKEMSSNNELLEVHVNGQIYYALPNALSLLSKPMNSQLKILSPFDNLLIQRKRIQHLFNFDYKIECYTPAVKRKYGYFSLPILWDGKLVARMDCKADKKSATLHIHHLFFEENFSFNESFKAAFIKEIEAFKSFNNCSGVEVHKTTPSSLLNTIKSIF, from the coding sequence ATGAAAGAAATACTTTCACCAATAGAAGCCCAAAAGATAGTCTTGCTTTCTCAACGTGTTTTTCCTGGTAAGTTAAAAGGTACATCATTAGCTAATACACTTGCCTGTATTGAACATCTTGGTTATTTGCAGATAGATACTATTTCGGTTATTCAACGTGCCCATCATCATACGTTATGGAATAGGAATCCAGAATATCAACTTTCTGATATTGATACATTAATTGAAACCAAACAGGTTTTCGAATATTGGTCGCATGCGGCAGCATATCTGCCAATTCGAGACTTTAAATATTCACTTCCCCGTAAACATGCCATTCTAAAGAACGAACAAAGTCATTGGTTTCAGAAAGATGCGAAACTCATGGATGCTATACTAAAACGCATAGATAACGAAGGTCCTTTAATGGCAAAGGATTTTGCTCATACAGCTAAAGTTGGGGAATGGGAAAGTAAACCAGCAAAACAAGCTTTAGAGAATTTGTTTATGCAAGGAGATTTGATGATTTCCAGTCGTCAGAATTTTCATAAAGTATATGACCTTACGGAACGTGTTTTACCAGAGAATATTGATGCGAAATGCCCTACTCAACAAGAACATATTCGGTTTTTAATTACAAGTTATCTAAGAGCTAATGGTATTGGTCAAGCAAGTGAAATGGCATATTTACTTAAAAACACCAAAACACTTGTTTCTTCTAAATTGAAGGAGATGTCTTCTAACAATGAATTACTAGAAGTGCATGTTAACGGACAAATATATTACGCCTTGCCTAATGCTTTGAGTTTGTTAAGTAAGCCAATGAATAGTCAACTGAAAATTCTTTCTCCTTTTGATAATTTATTGATTCAGCGTAAACGCATACAGCACTTATTTAATTTTGATTACAAAATAGAATGTTATACTCCAGCTGTAAAACGGAAGTATGGTTATTTTTCATTACCAATTCTTTGGGATGGTAAATTAGTAGCAAGAATGGATTGTAAGGCAGATAAAAAAAGTGCTACGCTTCATATTCATCATTTATTTTTTGAAGAAAACTTTTCTTTTAATGAATCTTTTAAAGCAGCTTTTATTAAAGAGATAGAGGCGTTCAAAAGTTTTAATAATTGTTCAGGTGTAGAAGTACATAAAACAACACCAAGCTCATTATTAAATACCATTAAATCTATTTTTTAG
- a CDS encoding DHH family phosphoesterase yields the protein MNIYKEIEAEILAASNIVITAHKSADGDSIGSSLGLLYFIEKLGKKAVVCHPDKAPDFLYWLDTSAIILMEENPEEVTAQMQNADLIFCLDYNATNRVGPEMQELLEAATCKKIMIDHHLNPEEFPTITVSETTASSTSQLIVDLIEESGHLELLDEKIGTPLYLGILTDTGSFRFNSVKPRTHEVLGKILAAGVEHHLIHEKLSDNNTETRLRLQGYAMSEKLEILYDYNVAIISLSKEELAKYHYKKGDTDSLANLVLSIKGMKAAIVFTERDGIMKISFRSKGAENPVNMLAKEHFNGGGHANASGGMSDLTVDETLEKLKGLIPEYFQKQ from the coding sequence ATGAATATTTATAAAGAAATAGAGGCAGAAATTTTAGCGGCATCAAATATTGTTATTACAGCACATAAATCTGCAGACGGAGACTCAATCGGTTCATCTTTAGGTTTGCTTTATTTTATTGAAAAATTAGGTAAGAAGGCTGTGGTTTGTCATCCAGATAAAGCACCAGATTTTTTATATTGGTTAGATACTTCTGCTATTATTTTAATGGAAGAAAATCCAGAAGAAGTAACAGCACAAATGCAAAATGCAGATTTAATTTTCTGTTTAGATTACAATGCAACCAATAGAGTAGGACCAGAAATGCAAGAACTGTTAGAAGCAGCAACTTGCAAGAAAATAATGATAGATCATCATTTAAATCCGGAAGAATTTCCTACAATTACAGTTTCAGAAACGACAGCATCATCAACATCACAATTAATTGTAGATTTAATTGAAGAGTCTGGTCATTTAGAATTGTTAGACGAAAAAATAGGAACACCTTTATATTTAGGTATTTTAACAGATACAGGGAGTTTTAGATTCAATTCTGTAAAACCAAGAACACACGAGGTTTTAGGTAAGATTTTAGCAGCAGGAGTAGAGCATCATTTAATTCACGAAAAATTAAGCGATAATAATACAGAAACTCGTTTGCGTTTGCAAGGATATGCAATGAGTGAAAAATTAGAAATTTTATACGATTATAACGTTGCTATTATTTCTTTATCTAAAGAAGAACTTGCAAAATATCACTATAAGAAAGGAGATACAGATAGTTTAGCAAATTTAGTTTTATCTATAAAAGGGATGAAAGCAGCTATTGTATTTACAGAAAGAGACGGAATTATGAAAATTTCTTTCCGTTCTAAAGGAGCAGAAAATCCGGTTAATATGTTAGCAAAAGAACATTTTAACGGTGGAGGACATGCAAATGCTTCTGGAGGAATGAGTGATTTAACTGTTGATGAAACTTTAGAAAAATTAAAAGGATTGATTCCGGAATATTTTCAAAAACAGTAA
- a CDS encoding M949_RS01915 family surface polysaccharide biosynthesis protein has translation MKRTLLILLFLCSNISFAQNKSVYSKKLSAQEVDTIFSEDLKNKLKIEYSINKVYEFNDNLGKHYLVLTLKETKCGNEYINCNKAIKAYCIDYKNNNYNLKWNLNDFILPNGNEVSEEFSISFWTKFINLSDVDANGIIDPIIVYGTKGLNDFSDGRVKIVVYNKGKKVVIRHQNGISDYERIAKVDAGFYMLPYKIQLKVKEIMNNIEENNFGIFPYKWQNNMKSKKLILDES, from the coding sequence ATGAAAAGAACCTTATTAATACTTTTATTTCTATGCTCAAACATAAGTTTTGCGCAAAATAAATCAGTTTATAGTAAAAAATTATCTGCACAAGAAGTAGATACTATTTTTTCTGAAGACCTTAAAAATAAGCTTAAAATAGAATATTCTATAAATAAAGTTTATGAGTTTAATGATAATTTAGGAAAACACTATTTAGTCTTAACGCTAAAAGAAACAAAGTGTGGTAATGAGTATATTAATTGTAATAAGGCTATAAAAGCATATTGTATAGATTATAAAAATAATAACTATAATCTAAAATGGAATTTAAATGATTTTATACTTCCAAATGGAAATGAAGTGTCAGAAGAGTTTTCAATTTCATTTTGGACCAAATTTATTAATTTAAGTGATGTTGATGCTAATGGAATTATTGATCCGATAATTGTGTATGGTACAAAAGGCTTAAATGATTTTAGTGATGGTCGGGTTAAGATAGTAGTTTATAATAAAGGAAAAAAGGTTGTAATAAGACATCAAAATGGAATTTCAGATTATGAAAGAATTGCAAAAGTAGATGCTGGTTTTTATATGTTACCTTATAAAATTCAATTAAAAGTAAAAGAAATAATGAATAATATAGAGGAAAATAATTTTGGAATTTTCCCTTATAAATGGCAAAATAACATGAAGAGTAAGAAACTAATACTTGATGAATCTTAG
- the tyrS gene encoding tyrosine--tRNA ligase — translation METINKLKENVEIILPQNGLEEKLELAKKENRKLIIKLGFDPTAPDLHLGHAVVLKKLKEFQDLGHQIVILVGNFTARIGDPTGKNKSRKPLSLEEVQHNAETYINQLSKVIDVDKVKIVFNSEWLDKLSFTEVIQILSKVTVAQLMHRNDFNKRFTENTPIAMHELVYPILQGFDSVEIKADIEMGGTDQLFNCTMGRKLQETFEMSPQIVMCMPLLKGLDGKEKMSKSLHNIIGITDEPNEMFGKTMSIPDSLIEEFLQLTTDFSLREKEAIKNKLASGENPMEIKKLIAKNIITQYHSSNQAEEAEEYFASQFQSKKLEEKEFKSVFIKDFQHKENTISLINLCVHLKKGLSKSALRRLIESGAVQIDSVKNKEVYAEIVIKDGMKVKIGKRAFYELKE, via the coding sequence ATGGAAACAATTAATAAGTTAAAAGAAAATGTAGAAATTATTCTTCCTCAAAACGGACTGGAAGAAAAATTAGAATTAGCAAAAAAAGAGAACCGAAAGCTAATAATTAAGCTTGGTTTTGATCCGACAGCACCAGACTTACATTTGGGTCATGCTGTTGTTTTAAAGAAGTTAAAAGAGTTTCAAGATCTAGGTCACCAAATTGTAATTTTGGTTGGAAATTTTACTGCTCGAATAGGAGATCCTACAGGGAAAAATAAAAGTAGAAAACCTTTATCTTTAGAAGAGGTGCAGCACAATGCAGAAACCTACATTAATCAATTATCTAAAGTTATAGATGTTGATAAAGTTAAAATCGTTTTTAACTCAGAATGGTTAGACAAACTATCATTTACAGAGGTTATTCAGATTTTATCTAAAGTTACCGTTGCGCAGTTAATGCATAGAAACGACTTTAATAAAAGGTTTACGGAAAATACGCCAATTGCAATGCATGAATTAGTGTACCCGATACTTCAAGGATTTGATTCTGTAGAAATTAAAGCGGACATAGAAATGGGTGGTACAGACCAACTTTTTAATTGTACTATGGGGAGAAAGTTACAAGAAACTTTTGAAATGAGTCCACAAATAGTAATGTGTATGCCATTACTAAAAGGTCTAGATGGTAAAGAGAAAATGAGTAAATCTCTGCACAATATTATAGGGATTACAGATGAACCTAACGAAATGTTTGGTAAGACAATGTCTATTCCAGATAGTTTGATAGAAGAGTTTTTACAATTAACAACAGATTTTTCTTTAAGAGAAAAAGAGGCTATTAAAAATAAGTTAGCTAGCGGAGAAAATCCGATGGAAATAAAAAAGCTAATTGCTAAAAACATCATTACCCAATACCATAGTAGCAATCAAGCAGAAGAAGCAGAAGAATACTTTGCAAGTCAATTTCAAAGTAAAAAATTAGAAGAAAAAGAATTTAAATCTGTTTTCATTAAAGATTTTCAACATAAAGAAAATACAATTAGTTTAATAAACTTATGTGTTCACCTTAAAAAAGGACTTTCTAAATCTGCTTTACGAAGGTTAATTGAAAGTGGAGCTGTACAAATTGATAGCGTAAAAAATAAAGAGGTTTATGCGGAAATTGTTATCAAGGACGGTATGAAAGTAAAAATAGGGAAAAGAGCATTTTATGAATTAAAAGAATAA
- a CDS encoding VF530 family protein yields the protein MHMKTNHQNESTDKKNQTNQLLDTESNPQENEELAEEKPAKRKRRKATEEQLNNPFHGVKLIQVLERLVAHYGWEYLGERVNIRCFKNNPTMKSSLGFLRRTTWAREHVEDVYLEMLEEKKNQIE from the coding sequence ATGCACATGAAAACCAATCATCAAAATGAGTCGACTGATAAAAAGAATCAAACAAATCAACTTTTAGATACAGAGTCCAATCCCCAAGAGAATGAAGAATTGGCTGAAGAGAAACCTGCAAAACGAAAAAGAAGAAAAGCCACTGAAGAACAATTAAACAATCCGTTTCATGGAGTGAAATTAATCCAGGTTTTAGAACGTCTGGTTGCTCATTATGGTTGGGAGTATCTAGGGGAACGTGTAAATATTCGTTGTTTCAAAAATAACCCTACTATGAAATCAAGTCTCGGGTTTTTAAGAAGAACAACTTGGGCTCGAGAACATGTTGAGGACGTTTATTTGGAGATGCTAGAAGAGAAAAAGAACCAAATTGAATAG
- a CDS encoding LytR/AlgR family response regulator transcription factor, whose protein sequence is MNVLIIEDEKPAARRLNRMLAALGLDVQQMLHSVEESLNWLQNNEHPDLIFLDIQLSDGLSFEIFEEIEVKSAIIFTTAYDEYALKAFKLNSIDYLLKPLDEDELKVAVDKFKEYRPKETEVQVNLDEIRKLLVNPVDRKFKKRLTIKVGQHIKIINIDEVECFYSENKSTYIHTKENRNYLLDNSLETWQEQLDPEHFFRVNRTFIVHINAIKDIIAYSNSRLKLILHSYSDSEIIVSRDRVKDFKSWID, encoded by the coding sequence ATGAACGTATTAATAATTGAAGATGAAAAGCCTGCAGCAAGAAGGCTAAACAGAATGTTGGCAGCATTAGGTTTAGATGTTCAGCAAATGTTGCACTCGGTAGAAGAGTCTTTAAATTGGTTACAAAATAATGAACATCCAGATTTAATTTTTTTAGATATTCAGTTATCAGACGGATTATCATTTGAAATTTTTGAAGAAATTGAAGTGAAATCTGCCATTATTTTTACTACTGCCTATGATGAATATGCGTTAAAAGCATTCAAATTAAATAGTATTGATTATTTGCTAAAACCTTTAGATGAAGACGAACTGAAAGTTGCAGTAGATAAGTTTAAAGAATATCGGCCAAAAGAAACAGAAGTACAAGTAAACTTGGATGAAATTCGTAAACTATTGGTGAATCCCGTAGATAGAAAGTTTAAAAAGAGATTGACGATTAAGGTTGGTCAGCATATAAAAATTATAAATATTGATGAGGTTGAGTGTTTTTATAGTGAAAATAAATCTACTTATATTCATACTAAAGAAAACCGAAATTACTTGCTAGATAATTCTTTAGAAACTTGGCAAGAACAATTAGATCCAGAACATTTTTTTAGAGTCAACCGAACTTTTATTGTGCACATAAATGCGATAAAAGATATTATTGCCTATTCTAATTCTCGTTTAAAATTGATTTTACATTCTTATTCTGATAGTGAAATTATTGTGAGTAGGGATAGGGTTAAGGATTTTAAGAGTTGGATAGATTAG
- a CDS encoding 2TM domain-containing protein, producing MERDFTKEQNYIKAKKRVKAIKGFYVHLMVFVIVNIFISGVVIFGLLQSDYSFYNAITNFGVYSTWLFWGIGMFFHWMGVFGFKSIGFGKDWEEKKIKEFMEK from the coding sequence ATGGAAAGAGATTTTACAAAAGAACAAAATTATATTAAAGCTAAAAAACGTGTAAAAGCTATTAAAGGTTTTTATGTTCACTTAATGGTATTTGTTATTGTTAACATTTTTATAAGTGGAGTTGTTATATTTGGGCTGTTACAAAGTGATTATTCTTTTTATAATGCAATTACTAATTTTGGTGTGTATTCTACTTGGCTTTTCTGGGGAATCGGAATGTTTTTTCATTGGATGGGAGTTTTCGGATTCAAATCGATTGGGTTTGGTAAAGATTGGGAAGAGAAGAAAATTAAAGAATTTATGGAAAAGTAA
- a CDS encoding 2TM domain-containing protein yields MDTDISQKQQYIRAQKRLKKIKGFYTHLSIYCIVIPIIIFVNLKFEPHFHWFWFSVCGWGTGLFFHWLSVFGLKLLGLGNDWEEKKIKEFMNQK; encoded by the coding sequence ATGGATACAGATATTAGTCAAAAACAACAATACATTAGAGCCCAGAAAAGACTAAAAAAGATAAAAGGGTTTTACACACATTTAAGTATTTATTGTATTGTAATACCGATTATCATTTTTGTGAATTTAAAATTCGAACCTCATTTTCATTGGTTTTGGTTTTCTGTTTGTGGCTGGGGAACAGGACTTTTCTTTCACTGGTTGTCCGTTTTTGGACTAAAGCTATTAGGTTTGGGAAATGATTGGGAAGAAAAGAAAATTAAAGAATTTATGAACCAAAAATAA
- a CDS encoding 2TM domain-containing protein has product MEKDLTQEQKYILAKKRVEKISKFYKHLATYVIVNSFLSAIFIVGDMNDGDTFMEAFSNYHNYKIWFFWGIGIAFQALNTFGLSLFMNKDWEQKKIQKYMDEQNYRR; this is encoded by the coding sequence ATGGAAAAGGACCTTACACAAGAACAAAAATATATTTTAGCAAAGAAAAGAGTTGAAAAGATTAGTAAATTTTATAAACACTTGGCGACTTATGTTATTGTAAACAGCTTTTTAAGTGCCATTTTTATAGTTGGAGACATGAATGATGGAGATACTTTTATGGAAGCTTTTTCTAATTATCATAATTATAAAATTTGGTTTTTTTGGGGAATCGGAATTGCTTTTCAGGCTTTAAATACTTTTGGATTGAGTTTGTTTATGAATAAAGATTGGGAGCAAAAGAAGATTCAGAAGTATATGGATGAACAAAATTATAGAAGATAA
- a CDS encoding 2TM domain-containing protein: protein MKTPTNHIYNKIKNDFILCTKLTIVIGIVFIIINQQFSFKGAGITFLISGMYSFTLGLGNGIINEYLNTKWDWVKETNKRVWAGIITTVIYTILAVLIIHFIQYILLFGYKVENFFQGYLVWVHLFAIIFSLGVAAFFHAKGFMVNWKSAMTQETTKQEIVAKTETAKFESLKNQLDPHFLFNSLNVLTSLIGENPAQAEKFTTKLSKVYRYVLEQRNKDLVPIEEELKFAKTYMQLLEMRFEDAVKFNIPDTISNNDLKIVPLSLQLLLENAVKHNVVSSSKPLTVSIYEEDTYLIIENNVNPKEAIGKSTKVGLQNIADRYGLITQKGVKIENNNKTFKVSLPLLYKMNDIMYNDDLENSRYVKAVERVEKLKEFYQNLAAYCIVIPFLIFINLRFSSGFHWFWFPIFGWGMGLAFHFLEVNNYNIFLGNNWEERKIKEMMEKENQHKNRR, encoded by the coding sequence ATGAAGACACCTACCAACCATATTTATAATAAAATTAAAAATGATTTTATACTTTGTACAAAATTGACCATAGTTATAGGGATCGTTTTTATAATTATAAACCAACAATTTAGTTTTAAAGGTGCAGGTATAACTTTTTTAATTTCGGGAATGTATTCTTTTACTTTAGGACTTGGAAATGGAATTATTAATGAATATCTAAATACCAAATGGGATTGGGTTAAAGAAACTAACAAAAGAGTTTGGGCAGGAATTATAACTACCGTAATTTATACAATACTTGCCGTTTTAATCATTCATTTTATACAATATATATTACTTTTTGGGTATAAAGTAGAAAACTTCTTTCAAGGATATTTAGTTTGGGTCCATTTATTTGCAATCATATTTTCATTAGGAGTCGCTGCTTTTTTTCATGCCAAAGGTTTTATGGTGAACTGGAAATCTGCCATGACCCAAGAAACTACCAAACAAGAAATTGTAGCAAAAACAGAAACAGCAAAATTTGAGTCTCTAAAAAATCAATTAGATCCACATTTTTTGTTCAATAGTTTAAATGTGTTAACGAGTTTGATTGGCGAAAATCCTGCGCAAGCAGAAAAATTTACAACTAAATTATCTAAGGTGTACAGATATGTTTTAGAGCAAAGAAACAAAGATTTAGTGCCTATTGAAGAAGAATTGAAATTTGCAAAAACGTATATGCAATTGTTAGAAATGCGTTTTGAAGATGCCGTGAAATTTAATATTCCGGATACCATAAGTAATAACGACTTAAAAATCGTGCCACTGTCTTTGCAACTTTTGTTAGAAAATGCGGTAAAACACAATGTGGTTTCATCGTCTAAACCTTTAACAGTTAGTATTTATGAAGAAGATACTTATTTAATTATAGAAAACAATGTAAATCCTAAAGAGGCAATAGGGAAAAGCACCAAAGTTGGGTTGCAGAATATTGCGGATAGATATGGATTGATCACTCAAAAAGGAGTAAAAATAGAAAACAATAACAAAACTTTTAAGGTGAGTTTACCTCTCTTATATAAAATGAACGACATTATGTACAACGACGATTTAGAAAACAGCAGATATGTAAAAGCAGTAGAAAGAGTAGAGAAACTGAAAGAATTTTATCAGAATTTAGCAGCTTACTGTATTGTAATTCCTTTTTTAATTTTTATCAATTTAAGGTTCTCTTCAGGATTTCACTGGTTTTGGTTTCCAATTTTTGGATGGGGAATGGGATTGGCATTTCACTTTTTAGAAGTAAATAATTACAATATTTTCTTAGGGAATAATTGGGAAGAAAGAAAGATAAAAGAAATGATGGAAAAGGAGAATCAGCATAAAAACAGAAGATAA
- a CDS encoding DUF2141 domain-containing protein: MKLILAILTTAMLCVTNFVTAQNKTITATVVNITSDSGKVGFALYDKTNFRLKPIQSTNATIEAGKSTMIFEDVEAGEYAIICYHDKNDNDKMDFKANGMPLEDYGASNNNMTFGPPRFEDAKFKVNDKNVSLEIKF; encoded by the coding sequence ATGAAACTTATCTTAGCAATTTTAACAACGGCAATGTTATGTGTAACAAACTTCGTAACGGCTCAAAACAAAACAATTACAGCAACTGTTGTAAATATAACTTCAGATTCTGGTAAAGTAGGTTTTGCTTTATATGACAAAACTAATTTTAGATTGAAACCAATACAAAGTACTAATGCTACAATTGAAGCAGGGAAAAGTACAATGATCTTTGAAGACGTAGAAGCAGGCGAATATGCAATTATTTGTTATCATGATAAAAATGATAATGATAAAATGGATTTTAAAGCGAATGGAATGCCTTTAGAAGACTATGGTGCTTCTAACAATAACATGACTTTTGGTCCGCCAAGATTTGAAGATGCAAAATTTAAGGTTAACGATAAAAATGTATCTTTAGAAATTAAATTTTAG